In Nitrospirota bacterium, a single window of DNA contains:
- a CDS encoding protein-L-isoaspartate(D-aspartate) O-methyltransferase, translating to MKDFASLRDMMVKTQLIARGIKDERVINAMKKVPRHLFVDESMQHRSYDDMALSIGEGQTISQPFMVAIMTELLELKGMEKVLEVGTGSGYQGAILAELSGEVFTIERIPPLAERAEKKFRSLYYDNIHVKIGDGTKGLPENAPFDRILITAGTPKIPAPLKDQLAPGGILIAPVGDRFSQQLLKVRKSPHGTFSEERHTPCVFVPLIGAFGWGSEDLDTYPFST from the coding sequence ATGAAAGACTTCGCCTCACTGCGGGATATGATGGTCAAAACCCAGCTGATCGCGAGGGGCATAAAAGACGAGCGCGTCATCAACGCAATGAAAAAAGTCCCGAGACATCTTTTTGTTGACGAATCCATGCAGCACAGGTCCTATGACGATATGGCCCTTTCGATCGGTGAAGGGCAGACAATTTCGCAACCATTCATGGTAGCGATAATGACTGAACTTCTCGAACTGAAAGGTATGGAAAAAGTTCTGGAAGTCGGGACAGGATCAGGCTACCAGGGAGCGATACTTGCGGAACTATCGGGTGAAGTTTTTACCATAGAACGTATTCCCCCGCTTGCAGAACGCGCAGAAAAAAAGTTCAGATCGCTTTATTACGATAACATTCATGTAAAGATTGGTGACGGTACTAAAGGGCTTCCTGAAAACGCACCGTTCGACAGGATATTGATTACTGCGGGAACTCCGAAAATACCTGCCCCTCTGAAGGATCAGCTTGCGCCGGGCGGAATCCTGATTGCACCGGTAGGAGACCGGTTTTCACAGCAGCTTCTCAAAGTCAGAAAGTCGCCTCATGGCACTTTTTCCGAAGAACGTCATACGCCATGTGTATTTGTGCCTCTGATCGGTGCGTTCGGCTGGGGATCGGAAGATCTTGACACGTATCCTTTCAGCACATGA
- a CDS encoding DUF4388 domain-containing protein, translated as MASIKGDISVMPLTDLLQWVDLSRKSGTLNASFHGVDKKIYLEEGKIVYVSSNKEGERLGEYIARGSFLDINNIRSALEQSQTMKLPFTQRLIDLNYFSLELLTEIMVRFAKELLLDAISWNEGWFEFIEGIVPQYVMKGPIKLNTTEIIYEVFRELEDMRMGFKKSI; from the coding sequence GTGGCTTCGATAAAAGGCGACATATCAGTAATGCCCTTGACGGATCTTCTGCAATGGGTTGATCTTTCAAGAAAATCGGGAACTCTCAATGCCAGCTTCCATGGTGTCGACAAAAAGATTTATCTCGAAGAAGGCAAAATCGTATATGTCTCATCAAACAAGGAAGGGGAACGACTCGGAGAATACATCGCCCGGGGATCATTCCTCGATATCAACAATATCAGGTCAGCCCTTGAACAGAGCCAGACAATGAAGCTGCCTTTCACGCAGAGGCTTATTGATCTGAATTACTTTTCACTTGAACTGCTTACGGAAATAATGGTCCGTTTCGCAAAGGAACTTCTCCTTGATGCCATCTCATGGAATGAAGGGTGGTTTGAATTCATTGAGGGAATTGTTCCCCAGTATGTCATGAAGGGTCCGATAAAACTGAACACTACAGAGATTATCTACGAAGTGTTCAGGGAACTCGAAGACATGAGAATGGGGTTCAAGAAAAGCATATGA
- a CDS encoding DUF58 domain-containing protein, producing the protein MKSSREGKRFILASALIAVAALNTGNNLIYLILSMMLSILLLSVLILHINLKGLKVRVSQTQPIFSNQRGMVDIAVTNLKKRISSYSVKAFIGEEIIGSGYFQCIPHSAVIVNRVSVIFQKRGMYGHDSSALESGFPFIFLTKKTRPGTEGSVIVYPEIRESDRWLSEMLRDGYERLLPGSGKSDEFSVIREFRYGDDWRKIHWKASAKTDKMMVMEYAADEPKKITVILDNLKPLYPESFEKAVSLAATISDRFLREDFFVRLLTCRKVIPFGSGRDHLLKILDILAVIEGQESWECPLSTEAIPEGYSVLILNSAQSPLKKFISSSNAVIYASTL; encoded by the coding sequence ATGAAGTCAAGCAGGGAAGGCAAACGATTTATCCTTGCCTCGGCGCTCATCGCTGTCGCTGCTTTGAATACCGGCAATAATCTTATTTACCTTATCCTTTCCATGATGCTGTCCATTCTTCTCCTCTCGGTTCTCATCCTCCATATCAACCTCAAAGGGTTGAAGGTAAGGGTATCCCAGACCCAGCCGATATTTTCCAATCAGAGGGGAATGGTAGACATAGCAGTGACAAACCTGAAGAAAAGGATTTCTTCATATTCAGTGAAAGCGTTCATAGGGGAAGAAATAATAGGTAGCGGGTATTTTCAATGCATACCTCATTCAGCAGTCATAGTAAATCGCGTCTCCGTTATATTTCAGAAAAGAGGCATGTATGGACATGACTCATCCGCCCTCGAGTCTGGGTTCCCCTTCATTTTTTTAACCAAGAAGACGCGTCCCGGGACGGAAGGCAGTGTCATAGTTTACCCGGAAATCCGGGAATCGGACAGATGGCTTTCTGAAATGTTAAGAGATGGCTATGAGCGCCTGCTTCCAGGTTCGGGAAAGTCAGATGAGTTCTCAGTGATAAGAGAATTCAGATATGGTGACGACTGGAGAAAAATTCACTGGAAGGCTTCAGCAAAGACAGACAAAATGATGGTTATGGAATATGCTGCAGATGAGCCGAAAAAGATTACGGTAATTCTCGATAACCTGAAACCTCTGTATCCCGAATCATTTGAAAAGGCTGTATCCCTTGCAGCAACAATCTCCGACAGGTTTCTGAGAGAGGATTTCTTTGTTAGGCTCCTAACCTGCAGGAAAGTCATCCCTTTCGGGTCCGGAAGGGATCATCTCCTGAAGATTCTCGATATCCTGGCGGTCATTGAGGGACAGGAAAGCTGGGAATGTCCGCTGTCTACTGAAGCCATCCCTGAAGGCTACTCTGTGCTCATACTGAATTCAGCGCAGTCACCGCTGAAAAAATTCATTTCATCCAGTAACGCGGTTATTTATGCCTCAACTTTATAA
- a CDS encoding NAD(P)/FAD-dependent oxidoreductase: MKRYDVIIVGSGPAGIFSAMELLQQKPHLKILIIEKGKNIDQRSCPMKVKEISCATCPECALLSGWGGAGAYSDGKLNLSPDIGGHLLRYLDRNTLESLIDYVDDTYVMHGAPHTIYGNDDREIERIAKLASENDLTFIPTRIRHIGTDRCRTVLKNIRDSLSGRIEVLFGAEAERVIIEKRRAAGVTLKSGTKLLSSAVILAPGREGSRWLEKEAKRLRLTLLKNPVDIGIRVELPAAVLDPITRITYEPKLIFRSRKFNDMVRTFCVNPRGEVVKEYLKGIWTVNGHSYANSKSENTNFALLVSTFFTEPFNEPILYGRYIAGLANLIGKGVIVQRLGDLRQGRRSTRERIEKGKVTPSLRDSTPGDLSFVLPYRYLSDIIEMLDALDKVAPGVNSEHTLLYGAEVKFYSVLPKLSDSLETEVDNLFAIGDGAGVSRGLIQASVSGVIAARAAGAKLP, translated from the coding sequence ATGAAAAGGTACGACGTAATAATAGTCGGTTCAGGACCCGCAGGCATCTTTTCTGCCATGGAGCTATTGCAACAAAAGCCTCATCTGAAGATTCTTATCATTGAGAAGGGAAAAAACATCGATCAGAGGTCATGTCCCATGAAAGTAAAAGAAATCTCGTGCGCCACATGTCCTGAATGTGCGCTTCTCAGCGGCTGGGGAGGTGCGGGTGCGTACAGTGACGGGAAACTGAATCTTTCCCCGGATATCGGCGGTCACCTTCTCAGGTATCTTGACAGGAATACGCTTGAATCTCTGATCGATTATGTCGATGATACATATGTCATGCACGGCGCTCCGCATACAATTTACGGAAACGACGACAGAGAAATAGAGAGAATTGCAAAGCTCGCGTCAGAGAATGATCTTACGTTCATTCCTACGAGAATACGGCATATCGGTACCGACCGCTGCAGAACAGTGCTAAAGAATATCAGGGATTCGCTTTCCGGCAGGATCGAAGTGCTTTTCGGCGCTGAAGCAGAAAGGGTTATAATAGAAAAACGGCGTGCAGCCGGCGTCACCTTGAAGAGTGGCACAAAGCTTCTCTCATCCGCTGTAATTCTTGCTCCGGGACGTGAGGGTTCAAGATGGCTCGAAAAAGAAGCAAAGCGGCTTCGACTTACCCTGCTCAAGAATCCTGTAGATATAGGAATAAGAGTCGAACTGCCTGCCGCTGTCCTTGATCCTATCACGAGAATCACCTACGAGCCTAAACTGATATTCCGTTCCAGAAAATTCAACGATATGGTCAGAACATTCTGCGTCAATCCCCGGGGTGAAGTTGTAAAGGAATATCTTAAGGGAATCTGGACCGTAAACGGTCACAGTTATGCAAACAGCAAATCTGAAAATACCAATTTTGCACTGCTCGTCAGCACGTTCTTCACCGAGCCATTCAATGAACCGATTCTCTACGGAAGATATATTGCAGGACTTGCAAATCTTATCGGCAAAGGAGTAATTGTCCAGCGTTTGGGCGATTTGCGGCAGGGAAGACGTTCTACCCGCGAACGTATAGAAAAAGGCAAGGTTACCCCTTCTCTCAGAGACTCAACACCGGGAGATCTGAGTTTTGTCCTGCCATACCGTTATCTTTCGGATATCATCGAAATGCTTGATGCGCTTGATAAAGTCGCTCCTGGAGTGAACTCGGAGCACACCCTTCTTTACGGAGCTGAAGTCAAATTCTATTCGGTTTTGCCGAAACTTTCAGATTCACTCGAGACCGAGGTTGACAATCTCTTTGCGATCGGTGATGGAGCCGGAGTCAGCAGGGGACTTATTCAGGCCTCTGTATCAGGGGTAATCGCTGCACGGGCAGCAGGTGCAAAACTTCCATGA
- a CDS encoding DUF3488 and transglutaminase-like domain-containing protein, with amino-acid sequence MPQLYKGLTFILALAGCISLLISGEINYFLSFSALALFAGYYRFFRNLPHAPKWVIGGLSGLTLLVFLIDSLMISDDYFIAVAHLTITFQAIKSFDLREPWDHLQVYFMSLLQLIVASELTHSIAFGFIFVLFLIALVAAIVYAHFVKEGKSLGVSISRPVLAISLMVLMLTAVLFVSIPRVTGGLWGKTHKKGIRTIGFSERVDFGSFGDLKSDSTIVLRVELAGESRRPYYWRGISLNDFDGISWNNTMSVREGIYRDGERFLIKPFEEAMAVIQKIYLEPMDTDVIFGLTEMKAVESQGRVILTDRAGSIFMPLKKGKRFSYVAYSVPGDIPVTGTFESYLQIPPGVEKISRLARSLVTENESDIEKAVKIEKYLRDNYSYSLSVPEPPRGINPVEDFLFRTKRGYCEHYATAMVLMMRSIDIPARIVTGFLGGELNEIGNYLIVRQSDAHSWAEAAIGGKWKLFDPTPPVSLSRFSGSSLFLDMLKMKWSRYIVSFSTDDQKTIVKTFTIPKRLTFAEGFRAKKIVSDALRFLILMLICIALLTGMYFLRRRYPGRYSFVTAQYISLRKYLKKKGMDINPSLTSSEIQREAARNGPSLIREFLIIYEEHRFGGKKMTGQDRERYNLLLKEIKKQISR; translated from the coding sequence ATGCCTCAACTTTATAAAGGACTGACATTTATCCTTGCCCTTGCAGGATGCATCAGCCTGTTAATCTCAGGAGAGATAAACTATTTTCTTTCTTTTTCTGCTCTTGCGCTATTCGCCGGGTATTACCGGTTCTTCAGGAATTTGCCCCATGCGCCAAAATGGGTCATCGGTGGTCTTTCGGGTCTCACACTTCTGGTATTCCTGATAGATTCACTTATGATATCGGATGATTATTTTATCGCTGTTGCGCATCTCACAATCACGTTTCAGGCAATAAAAAGTTTTGATTTGAGAGAGCCATGGGATCATCTGCAGGTATATTTCATGTCCCTTCTGCAGCTTATTGTTGCTTCAGAGCTTACCCATTCGATTGCATTTGGTTTCATCTTCGTCCTGTTTCTCATTGCCCTTGTTGCGGCCATAGTCTATGCCCATTTTGTAAAGGAAGGAAAATCGCTCGGGGTAAGCATATCACGACCTGTTCTTGCCATCTCCCTTATGGTATTAATGCTGACTGCAGTATTGTTCGTTTCAATCCCCCGTGTTACAGGCGGGTTATGGGGAAAGACGCATAAAAAGGGGATACGGACGATAGGTTTTTCAGAACGGGTCGATTTCGGGTCATTCGGAGATCTCAAATCAGATTCAACAATAGTCTTGAGAGTCGAACTCGCAGGAGAATCACGACGTCCCTATTACTGGAGGGGAATATCCCTGAACGATTTTGACGGAATATCCTGGAACAATACCATGAGTGTGAGAGAAGGTATTTACCGTGATGGCGAAAGGTTTCTCATAAAGCCTTTTGAGGAGGCTATGGCTGTTATCCAGAAGATCTATCTTGAGCCGATGGATACAGATGTGATATTCGGTCTGACCGAGATGAAAGCGGTCGAGTCACAGGGGAGGGTGATTCTGACCGATCGTGCAGGATCAATTTTCATGCCGTTAAAGAAGGGCAAACGGTTCAGTTATGTTGCCTACAGTGTGCCGGGAGATATTCCTGTTACAGGCACATTTGAAAGTTATCTGCAAATACCTCCGGGAGTGGAAAAAATCTCGAGGCTTGCAAGAAGTCTGGTTACGGAAAACGAGAGCGATATCGAAAAGGCGGTGAAAATTGAAAAATATCTCAGAGATAACTATTCTTATTCCCTGTCCGTGCCAGAACCACCGAGAGGGATTAATCCGGTTGAAGACTTCCTGTTCAGGACAAAAAGGGGTTACTGTGAACATTATGCGACTGCGATGGTACTGATGATGCGTTCGATAGACATTCCCGCCCGCATTGTTACCGGGTTTCTCGGGGGTGAATTAAATGAAATTGGAAACTACCTGATCGTCCGTCAGAGCGATGCGCATTCATGGGCAGAAGCGGCAATTGGCGGCAAATGGAAGCTGTTTGACCCCACGCCCCCGGTGTCACTGTCACGTTTTTCGGGATCGTCGCTTTTTCTTGACATGCTGAAAATGAAATGGAGCAGATATATTGTGTCGTTCAGTACAGATGATCAGAAAACAATAGTAAAAACGTTTACGATTCCGAAACGTCTGACATTTGCCGAAGGGTTCAGAGCAAAGAAAATAGTATCTGATGCACTGCGTTTTCTGATACTTATGCTTATATGCATAGCATTGTTGACAGGTATGTATTTCCTCAGGAGAAGGTATCCGGGAAGATACAGTTTCGTTACCGCACAGTACATTTCCCTGAGAAAGTATCTGAAAAAGAAGGGAATGGATATCAATCCGTCTCTCACTTCCTCGGAGATACAAAGGGAGGCTGCAAGAAATGGACCAAGTCTGATCAGGGAGTTCCTCATCATTTATGAAGAACACAGGTTCGGAGGAAAGAAGATGACCGGACAGGACAGGGAAAGATACAATCTTTTACTGAAAGAGATTAAAAAACAGATATCCCGATGA
- the surE gene encoding 5'/3'-nucleotidase SurE, whose protein sequence is MPLILVTNDDGVYSPGIISLFNAMKQLGNAYIVAPDRERSAVSHALTMHRPLRVEEIRHQVYSINGTPTDAVAIGVNKILPAKPAFVVSGINKGANLGDDITYSGTVSAAIESTIMGIPAFAVSLVIRNQCRSSWNFETAAKTAYEIGKYVLEHSLPYDTLLNINVPDVPVSRIQGIKITRQGKRIYDDSIQDTYDPHGEKHYWIGGGKPFWEHGEDTDIQAVQDNRISITPVHLDLTNYEALNFLKQRLSFSLG, encoded by the coding sequence ATGCCATTAATCCTTGTGACAAACGACGACGGCGTATATTCTCCTGGCATAATTTCTCTCTTTAATGCCATGAAACAGCTTGGAAACGCCTATATTGTTGCTCCTGACCGCGAACGCAGCGCAGTAAGTCATGCGCTTACCATGCACAGGCCCCTCAGGGTAGAAGAGATCAGACACCAGGTATACAGCATCAACGGAACACCTACCGACGCCGTAGCGATTGGTGTCAATAAGATCCTTCCCGCAAAACCTGCCTTTGTGGTTTCGGGAATCAACAAAGGGGCGAATCTCGGTGACGATATAACCTATTCAGGAACCGTTTCTGCTGCGATAGAAAGCACTATTATGGGCATCCCTGCCTTTGCCGTTTCACTCGTCATTCGAAACCAGTGCAGATCTTCCTGGAACTTTGAAACTGCTGCAAAAACAGCATATGAAATAGGGAAATATGTCCTTGAACACTCTCTTCCCTATGATACCCTTCTCAACATTAATGTGCCCGATGTGCCGGTCAGCCGGATTCAAGGCATAAAAATTACGAGACAGGGGAAACGCATTTATGACGATTCTATTCAGGACACCTACGATCCCCATGGAGAAAAACATTACTGGATAGGCGGGGGGAAGCCTTTCTGGGAACATGGAGAGGATACCGACATTCAGGCCGTTCAGGACAACCGTATCTCCATAACCCCTGTGCATCTTGACCTTACAAACTATGAAGCACTGAACTTCCTGAAACAAAGGCTTTCCTTCAGCCTCGGTTAA
- a CDS encoding MoxR family ATPase: MPNVSLQALQEKIESIIKGKGNVVKMALLALLGRGHLLIEDVPGVGKTTLAFTIAKATNCSFQRIQFTSDLLPTDILGVNIYNPDRREFEFRRGPIFTNIVLADEINRTNPKTQSALLEAMNERRVSIERKTYVLPEPFMVIATQNPLEYHGTFPLPESQLDRFMMHLKIGYPTLLYEKKVIFEQSSFEDIESMEPVISADEIIKMQREVDLVRVDDSLLDYLIHIIRETRTNDHIRLGVSPRGGQFLLKTAKANAYYEGRDYIVPGDIKETAPLVLGHRVILKTRTYFSDAERVIEEILEKIPVPL; this comes from the coding sequence ATGCCGAATGTATCGCTCCAGGCTTTACAGGAAAAAATAGAATCTATCATCAAAGGCAAAGGCAATGTGGTAAAAATGGCATTGCTTGCCCTGCTCGGACGGGGACATCTTCTTATAGAAGATGTCCCCGGTGTCGGCAAGACAACTCTTGCGTTCACGATTGCAAAAGCCACAAACTGTTCTTTTCAGCGTATCCAGTTCACCAGCGACCTTCTCCCTACAGATATTCTAGGAGTTAACATATACAACCCTGACCGTAGGGAGTTTGAGTTCAGACGCGGACCGATATTCACCAATATCGTCCTCGCCGATGAGATCAACAGGACTAATCCGAAGACTCAGTCGGCTCTTCTTGAGGCGATGAATGAACGGAGGGTTTCAATAGAGAGAAAAACATATGTTCTCCCGGAACCGTTTATGGTAATTGCGACCCAGAATCCCCTTGAATATCATGGCACTTTTCCTCTTCCCGAGAGCCAGCTCGACAGGTTCATGATGCATTTAAAAATCGGATATCCGACTCTCTTATATGAAAAAAAAGTAATCTTCGAACAGTCCAGCTTCGAGGATATTGAATCAATGGAACCTGTCATTTCTGCTGATGAAATCATTAAGATGCAGAGGGAAGTTGATCTTGTGAGAGTTGACGACAGTCTTCTGGATTACCTTATTCATATAATCAGGGAAACACGGACGAACGATCATATCCGGCTCGGAGTCAGTCCGAGAGGAGGACAGTTTCTCCTGAAAACCGCGAAGGCGAACGCATATTATGAAGGAAGGGATTATATCGTCCCGGGAGATATCAAGGAAACCGCCCCCCTGGTTCTTGGCCACAGAGTCATTCTTAAGACAAGGACATATTTTTCAGACGCGGAGAGAGTGATAGAGGAAATTCTCGAAAAAATACCTGTCCCTCTATGA